In one Cupriavidus taiwanensis genomic region, the following are encoded:
- the serC gene encoding 3-phosphoserine/phosphohydroxythreonine transaminase, translating to MNDPQNPALAGMMQRALAERVHNFSPGPAALPAEVLQQAAEEMLSWRGTGVSVMEMSHRSREFEGIHNQAIADLRELLHIPANYRVLFLQGGAIGENGIVPLNLMRLRHADAPKADFVVTGTWSVKTEQEARRYGAVNIAASSEAQKYHRIPDVADWKLSDDAGYVHLCTNETIVGVEFQDIPDIGQVKGDRVVVADASSHILSRPIDWSRVQVVYGGAQKNIGPAGVTIVIVREDLIGHAHPLCPSAFNWRLVAEHNSMYNTPPTYAIYIAGLVFQWLKRQGGVPAIEQRNIAKASALYDYLDQSDFYRNEIHPSCRSRMNVPFFLGDESRNEAFLQQARANGLVQLKGHKTVGGMRASIYNAMPLEGVMALIEFMREFERTSA from the coding sequence ATGAACGATCCCCAGAATCCCGCTCTTGCCGGCATGATGCAGCGTGCATTGGCCGAACGCGTCCACAACTTCTCGCCCGGCCCGGCAGCGCTGCCTGCCGAAGTGCTGCAGCAGGCCGCCGAGGAGATGCTGTCCTGGCGCGGGACCGGGGTCTCGGTGATGGAGATGAGCCACCGCAGCCGCGAATTCGAGGGTATCCACAACCAGGCCATCGCCGACCTGCGCGAACTGCTCCATATTCCCGCCAACTACCGCGTGCTGTTCCTGCAGGGCGGCGCCATCGGCGAAAACGGCATCGTGCCGCTGAATCTGATGCGCCTGCGCCATGCCGACGCGCCCAAGGCCGACTTCGTCGTCACCGGCACCTGGTCGGTCAAGACCGAGCAGGAAGCCCGCCGCTACGGCGCGGTCAATATCGCCGCCAGCAGCGAGGCGCAGAAATACCACCGCATTCCGGACGTGGCCGACTGGAAGCTGTCGGACGACGCGGGTTACGTGCACCTTTGCACCAACGAGACCATCGTCGGCGTTGAATTCCAGGACATCCCCGATATCGGCCAGGTCAAGGGCGACCGCGTCGTGGTGGCGGATGCTTCCAGCCACATCCTGTCGCGCCCGATCGACTGGTCGCGCGTGCAGGTGGTCTACGGTGGCGCGCAGAAGAACATCGGTCCGGCCGGCGTCACCATCGTGATCGTGCGCGAAGACCTGATCGGCCATGCCCATCCGCTGTGCCCGTCGGCATTCAACTGGCGCCTGGTGGCCGAGCACAACTCGATGTACAACACGCCGCCGACCTATGCGATCTATATTGCCGGCCTGGTGTTCCAGTGGCTCAAGCGCCAGGGCGGCGTGCCGGCGATCGAGCAGCGCAATATCGCCAAGGCCTCGGCGCTGTACGACTACCTCGACCAGAGCGATTTTTATCGCAACGAGATCCACCCCAGCTGCCGCTCGCGCATGAACGTGCCGTTCTTCCTGGGCGACGAGTCGCGCAACGAGGCCTTCCTGCAGCAGGCCCGGGCCAACGGCCTGGTGCAGCTGAAGGGGCACAAGACCGTGGGCGGCATGCGCGCCAGCATCTACAACGCCATGCCGCTGGAAGGCGTGATGGCCCTGATCGAATTCATGCGCGAGTTCGAGCGGACTTCCGCCTGA
- the pheA gene encoding prephenate dehydratase, giving the protein MTSEDRTPAREETPPNAPQNGDSHLSDAERKLSVELGPLREQIDTVDRELLAMLNRRARLALEVGEVKKKYGAPVFRPERELQVIRKVQGANPGPLLGESVAAIWREVMSACRGLEKPLEVAFLGPAGTFSEQALYAHFGHEVSGVPCPSIDEVFRAVEAGTVEYGVVPVENSTEGAVSRTLDLFLQTSLKISGEIALKVHHNLMASTPDMRGVTVVRAHAQALAQCQHWLTANYPQLERQAVSSNAEAARMASEDPTVAAIAGESAANRYHLHLVRTHIQDDPHNRTRFAVIGRYETEPSGSDQTSLILSVPNKAGAVYQLLAPLAANGVSMCRFESRPARSGAWEYYFYVDVEGHQHEPAVARAIEELRRNAAYLKVLGSYPSSK; this is encoded by the coding sequence ATGACAAGCGAAGACCGCACCCCCGCGCGCGAGGAGACGCCGCCCAATGCGCCGCAGAACGGCGACAGCCACCTGAGTGATGCCGAGCGCAAGCTGTCGGTCGAATTGGGGCCGCTGCGCGAGCAGATCGATACCGTCGACCGCGAACTGCTGGCGATGCTGAACCGCCGCGCCAGGCTGGCGCTCGAGGTGGGCGAGGTCAAGAAGAAGTACGGCGCGCCGGTGTTCCGGCCGGAGCGCGAGCTGCAGGTCATCCGCAAGGTGCAGGGGGCCAACCCCGGTCCGCTGCTCGGCGAAAGCGTGGCGGCAATCTGGCGCGAGGTGATGTCCGCCTGCCGCGGGCTGGAGAAGCCGCTTGAAGTCGCGTTCCTGGGTCCGGCCGGCACGTTCTCGGAGCAGGCGCTGTACGCGCATTTCGGCCACGAGGTGTCGGGCGTACCCTGCCCCAGCATCGACGAGGTGTTCCGCGCGGTCGAGGCAGGCACGGTCGAATACGGCGTGGTGCCGGTCGAGAATTCCACCGAAGGCGCGGTGTCGCGCACGCTTGACCTGTTCCTGCAGACCTCGCTGAAGATCAGCGGCGAGATCGCCCTCAAGGTGCACCACAACCTGATGGCGTCGACGCCCGACATGAGGGGCGTCACGGTGGTGCGCGCGCATGCGCAGGCGCTGGCGCAGTGCCAGCACTGGCTGACCGCCAACTATCCGCAGCTCGAGCGCCAGGCGGTGTCGAGCAACGCCGAAGCGGCGCGCATGGCCAGCGAAGATCCGACCGTGGCCGCGATCGCCGGCGAGTCCGCCGCCAACCGCTACCACCTGCACCTGGTGCGCACGCATATCCAGGACGATCCGCACAACCGCACGCGCTTCGCCGTGATCGGCCGCTATGAGACCGAGCCCTCGGGCAGCGACCAGACTTCGCTGATCCTGTCGGTGCCGAACAAGGCCGGCGCGGTGTACCAGCTGCTGGCGCCGCTGGCGGCGAACGGCGTGTCGATGTGCCGCTTCGAGTCGCGTCCGGCGCGCAGCGGCGCGTGGGAATACTACTTCTACGTCGACGTGGAAGGGCACCAGCATGAGCCGGCGGTGGCCCGCGCGATCGAAGAACTGCGCCGCAACGCCGCCTACCTGAAGGTGCTGGGCTCGTATCCGTCGAGCAAGTAA
- the hisC gene encoding histidinol-phosphate transaminase has product MAEQGKQGGATAFGPDYVRAISPYVAGKPIAEVAREFGLDEAGIVKLASNENPLGMPESARLAVAEAVAELGRYPDANGFALKGALSARFGVPADWLTLGNGSNDILELAAHALVEPGQSIVYAEYSFAVYALATQEIGARAIEVPARAYGHDLDAMAAAIAPDTRLVFIANPNNPTGTFLPAAQIEAFLQRVPRQVVVVLDDAYNEYLDADQQYDAIAWVRRYPNLMVSRTFSKAYGLAGLRIGYAVAQPELTDLLNRIRQPFNVNSVAQAAAIAALADAGFLRRSAELNRDGKRQLTQAFERLGLEYVPSSGNFVLVRVGDDDGAGARVNLALLRQGVIVRPVGNYNLPRWLRVTIGLPEENAAFIAALERALA; this is encoded by the coding sequence ATGGCAGAGCAGGGCAAGCAGGGCGGCGCAACGGCTTTCGGGCCGGATTATGTGCGGGCGATTTCGCCATACGTGGCGGGCAAGCCGATTGCCGAAGTCGCGCGCGAGTTCGGCCTGGACGAGGCCGGCATCGTCAAGCTCGCTTCCAACGAGAATCCGCTGGGCATGCCGGAATCGGCCCGCCTGGCGGTGGCCGAGGCCGTGGCCGAACTGGGCCGCTATCCCGATGCCAACGGCTTTGCGCTGAAGGGCGCGCTGTCGGCGCGTTTCGGCGTCCCGGCCGACTGGCTGACGCTGGGCAACGGCAGCAACGACATCCTGGAACTGGCCGCGCATGCGCTGGTGGAGCCGGGCCAGTCGATCGTCTATGCCGAGTACTCGTTCGCGGTGTACGCGCTGGCAACGCAGGAGATCGGCGCCCGCGCCATCGAAGTGCCCGCGCGCGCCTACGGCCACGACCTCGACGCGATGGCCGCTGCGATCGCCCCGGATACGCGCCTGGTCTTTATCGCCAACCCCAACAACCCGACCGGCACCTTCCTGCCGGCGGCGCAGATCGAGGCCTTCCTGCAGCGCGTGCCACGCCAAGTCGTGGTGGTGCTGGACGACGCCTACAACGAGTACCTCGACGCCGACCAGCAATACGACGCGATTGCCTGGGTGCGCCGCTACCCCAACCTGATGGTGTCGCGCACGTTCTCCAAGGCCTATGGCCTGGCGGGGCTGCGCATCGGCTACGCGGTGGCGCAGCCGGAGCTGACCGACCTGCTGAACCGCATCCGCCAGCCGTTCAACGTCAACAGCGTGGCGCAGGCCGCGGCCATCGCCGCGCTGGCCGATGCCGGCTTCCTGCGCCGCAGCGCCGAGCTGAACCGCGACGGCAAGCGGCAACTGACGCAGGCGTTCGAGCGGCTGGGCCTGGAATACGTGCCGTCGTCCGGAAACTTCGTGCTGGTGCGCGTTGGCGACGATGACGGCGCCGGCGCGCGCGTGAACCTGGCGTTGCTCAGGCAGGGCGTGATCGTGCGCCCGGTGGGCAACTACAACCTGCCGCGCTGGCTGCGCGTGACCATCGGCTTGCCGGAAGAGAACGCGGCGTTTATCGCGGCGCTGGAGCGGGCGCTGGCCTGA
- a CDS encoding prephenate dehydrogenase gives MSALHFSRVVIVGVGLIGGSLALALKRAGVVGSVVGVGRSAASLQKALDLGVIDEAASLADAARGASVIVLCAPVAQNFALLHALEPHLQPGTIVTDAGSTKSDVIIAAKTALGDKAAQFVPAHPIAGRELNGVEAALPDLYHGKKTVLCPLQENGRADVAAVRAMWESAGAHCHVMSAVQHDAVFAAVSHLPHVLSYALVAQVANAEDAALKLDFAGGGFRDFTRIAASSPEMWRDICVANRDALLRELNTYQSVLAHLKTLIEKGDGDALERIFTRASKTRLAWGAERAAGSNHIEP, from the coding sequence GTGAGTGCATTGCATTTTTCCCGTGTTGTCATTGTCGGCGTCGGCCTGATCGGCGGCTCGCTCGCGCTCGCGCTCAAGCGCGCCGGCGTGGTGGGCTCGGTGGTCGGGGTCGGGCGCTCGGCGGCTTCGCTGCAGAAGGCGCTGGACCTGGGCGTGATCGACGAGGCCGCGTCGCTGGCCGATGCCGCGCGCGGCGCCAGCGTGATCGTGCTGTGCGCGCCGGTGGCGCAGAATTTTGCCCTGCTGCATGCGCTCGAGCCGCACCTGCAGCCCGGCACCATCGTCACCGATGCCGGCAGCACCAAGTCCGACGTGATCATCGCCGCCAAGACCGCGCTGGGCGACAAGGCGGCGCAGTTCGTGCCCGCCCATCCGATCGCCGGACGCGAGCTCAACGGCGTCGAGGCCGCGCTGCCGGACCTGTACCACGGCAAGAAGACCGTGCTCTGTCCGCTGCAGGAAAACGGGCGCGCAGATGTTGCCGCCGTGCGCGCCATGTGGGAAAGCGCCGGCGCCCATTGCCATGTGATGTCGGCGGTCCAGCACGACGCGGTGTTCGCCGCGGTCAGCCATCTGCCTCACGTGCTGTCGTACGCGCTGGTGGCGCAGGTGGCCAATGCCGAGGATGCGGCGCTGAAGCTGGATTTCGCCGGCGGCGGCTTCCGCGACTTCACGCGGATTGCGGCCTCGTCCCCGGAGATGTGGCGCGACATCTGCGTCGCCAACCGCGACGCGCTGCTGCGCGAACTGAATACCTACCAGTCGGTGCTGGCGCACCTGAAGACGTTGATCGAAAAGGGCGACGGCGACGCGCTCGAGCGCATCTTCACGCGCGCCAGCAAGACCCGCCTGGCCTGGGGCGCCGAGCGTGCCGCGGGCAGCAACCATATCGAACCCTGA
- the aroA gene encoding 3-phosphoshikimate 1-carboxyvinyltransferase, whose protein sequence is MEHLTLGPLTRAHGTVRLPGSKSISNRVLLLAALANGETRVRDLLDSDDTRVMLQALRALGVAWRQEGADYIVTGAGGNFPNKSAELFMGNAGTAIRPLTAALALQGGSYKLSGVPRMHERPIGDLVDGLRQVGAVIDYLGNEGFPPLQIQPASVRIDAPIRVRGDVSSQFLTALLMSLPLAQAASGRIEIEVVGELISKPYIEITLNLLARFGIEVERQGWERFILPAGAAYRSPGEIFVEGDASSASYFLAAGAIGGGPVRVEGVGMASIQGDVRFAEALNRMGANVMAGDNWIEVRGTERDDGRLHGIELDCNHIPDAAMTLAVAALFAEGTTTLTNIASWRVKETDRIAAMATELRKLGAVVEEGADYLRVTPPQPWQTPADGIGTYDDHRMAMCFSLAAFGPLPVRINDPGCVAKTFPDYFSVFAGVTR, encoded by the coding sequence ATGGAACACCTGACGCTAGGCCCCCTGACCCGCGCCCACGGCACCGTCCGGCTGCCGGGCTCGAAGAGCATCTCCAATCGCGTGCTGCTGCTGGCCGCGCTGGCCAACGGCGAGACCCGCGTGCGCGACCTGCTCGACTCCGACGACACGCGCGTGATGCTGCAGGCGCTGCGCGCGCTGGGCGTGGCCTGGCGGCAGGAGGGCGCCGACTACATCGTCACCGGCGCCGGGGGCAACTTCCCCAACAAGTCGGCCGAGCTGTTCATGGGCAATGCCGGCACCGCGATCCGTCCGCTGACCGCCGCGCTGGCGCTGCAGGGCGGCAGCTACAAGCTGTCCGGCGTGCCGCGCATGCACGAGCGGCCGATCGGCGACCTCGTCGATGGCCTGCGCCAGGTCGGCGCGGTGATCGACTACCTTGGCAACGAAGGCTTCCCGCCGCTGCAGATCCAGCCTGCCAGCGTGCGCATCGACGCGCCGATCCGCGTGCGCGGCGATGTCTCGAGCCAGTTCCTGACCGCGCTGCTGATGAGCCTGCCGCTGGCGCAGGCGGCCAGCGGCCGGATCGAGATCGAGGTGGTGGGCGAGCTGATCTCGAAGCCGTATATCGAGATCACGCTGAACCTGCTGGCGCGCTTCGGCATCGAGGTGGAGCGGCAGGGCTGGGAGCGTTTCATTTTGCCCGCGGGGGCGGCTTACCGTTCGCCGGGCGAGATCTTCGTCGAGGGCGATGCGTCGTCGGCTTCGTATTTCCTGGCCGCCGGCGCGATCGGCGGCGGGCCGGTGCGGGTCGAAGGCGTCGGCATGGCCAGCATCCAGGGCGATGTCCGCTTTGCCGAGGCGCTCAACCGCATGGGCGCCAACGTGATGGCGGGCGACAACTGGATCGAGGTGCGCGGCACCGAGCGCGACGACGGGCGCCTGCACGGCATCGAACTGGACTGCAACCATATCCCCGATGCCGCCATGACGCTGGCGGTGGCGGCGCTGTTTGCCGAAGGCACCACGACCCTGACCAATATTGCCAGCTGGCGCGTCAAGGAAACCGACCGCATCGCGGCGATGGCGACCGAACTGCGCAAGCTGGGCGCCGTGGTGGAGGAGGGCGCCGACTACCTGCGCGTGACGCCGCCGCAGCCGTGGCAGACCCCGGCCGACGGCATTGGCACCTATGATGACCATCGCATGGCGATGTGTTTCTCGCTGGCGGCGTTCGGCCCGCTGCCGGTGCGGATCAATGATCCGGGCTGCGTGGCGAAAACGTTCCCGGACTACTTCAGCGTGTTCGCGGGCGTCACGCGCTGA
- a CDS encoding DUF2061 domain-containing protein: protein MAKTLTFGIMHLGIAFSVTYALTGSLAVSGAVTFIEPAVNTVAHYFFDKYWDKRRHRHAPATRDSAATSASPGAEAGLVSA from the coding sequence ATGGCAAAAACCCTGACGTTCGGCATCATGCACCTCGGCATCGCGTTCAGCGTGACCTATGCGCTGACCGGTAGCCTGGCCGTGAGCGGTGCCGTCACCTTCATCGAGCCGGCCGTCAATACCGTGGCCCACTACTTCTTCGACAAGTACTGGGACAAGCGCCGGCACCGCCATGCGCCGGCCACCCGCGACAGCGCGGCAACCTCCGCCAGCCCTGGCGCCGAGGCCGGCCTGGTCAGCGCGTGA
- the cmk gene encoding (d)CMP kinase produces the protein MTIVNVITIDGPTASGKGTVAHKVADAVGFHLLDSGALYRLVALASDRAGVDLADMDTLARIAARLDVKFGPDRVWLQGEEVSLAIRAEAIGNRASAIAVHQPVRDALTQLQRSFRKLPGLVADGRDMGTVIFPDAQLKVFLTASVEARARRRYKQLIDKGISANIEDLLRDLEARDTRDRTRAAAPLRPAEDAKLLDTSDMTVDQAVAQVLEWFAAVRPDA, from the coding sequence ATGACTATCGTCAACGTCATCACCATTGACGGACCGACCGCCTCCGGCAAGGGCACGGTTGCGCACAAGGTTGCCGACGCGGTGGGCTTCCACCTGCTCGACAGCGGCGCGCTGTACCGGCTGGTAGCGCTGGCCAGCGACCGCGCGGGTGTTGACCTGGCCGACATGGACACCCTGGCGCGGATTGCTGCGCGCCTCGATGTGAAATTCGGCCCCGACCGGGTCTGGCTGCAGGGCGAGGAGGTCAGCCTGGCGATCCGCGCCGAGGCGATCGGCAACCGCGCCTCGGCGATCGCCGTGCACCAGCCGGTGCGCGACGCGCTGACCCAGCTGCAGCGCAGCTTCCGCAAGCTGCCCGGGCTGGTGGCGGACGGCCGCGACATGGGCACCGTGATCTTCCCGGACGCCCAGCTCAAGGTGTTCCTGACCGCAAGTGTCGAGGCGCGCGCGCGCAGGCGCTATAAACAATTGATTGATAAGGGAATTTCTGCTAATATCGAAGACCTTTTGCGTGACCTCGAGGCGCGCGACACGCGGGATCGCACCCGTGCCGCCGCGCCGCTGCGTCCCGCCGAGGATGCAAAGCTGCTCGATACCTCCGACATGACGGTGGATCAGGCAGTGGCGCAGGTGCTGGAGTGGTTTGCCGCTGTGCGGCCCGATGCATGA
- the rpsA gene encoding 30S ribosomal protein S1, with translation MSDLQTNESFAALFEESIARSNMKAGEVISAEVVRIDHNFVVVNAGLKSEAFVPVEEFLNDQGELEVQAGDYVSVAIDALENGYGDTILSRDKAKRLASWLNLEKALEDGEIISGTVTGKVKGGLTVMVNGIRAFLPGSLVDVRPIKDTTPYEGKTLEFKVIKLDRKRNNVVLSRRAVVEATLGEERQKLMETLKEGAIVNGIVKNITDYGAFVDLGGIDGLLHITDLAWRRVRHPSEVLSVGQEITAKILKFDQEKNRVSLGVKQLGEDPWVGISRRYPQGTRLFGKVTNLTDYGAFVEIEAGIEGLVHVSEMDWTNKNVAPSKVVQLGDEVEVMVLDIDEDKRRISLGMKQCKANPWDDFSRNHKKGDKLSGQIKSITDFGVFIGLPGGIDGLVHLSDLSWQESGEEAVRKYKKGDEVEAVVLGIDVDKERISLGIKQLSGDPFNNFISANDKGSLVQGTIKAVDAKGAVVQLADDVEGYLRASEISADRVEDARNVLKEGEQITALVVNVDRKSRNINLSIKAKDSAEQQEAMQKFQADTGTAGTTNLGALLKAKLGQDNQ, from the coding sequence ATGTCCGACCTGCAAACTAACGAATCCTTTGCCGCACTGTTCGAGGAATCGATCGCCCGCTCCAATATGAAGGCTGGCGAAGTGATCTCCGCTGAAGTCGTGCGCATCGACCACAACTTCGTGGTCGTCAATGCCGGCCTCAAGTCCGAGGCATTTGTGCCGGTGGAGGAGTTCCTGAACGACCAGGGCGAACTCGAAGTGCAGGCCGGCGACTATGTCTCCGTGGCCATCGATGCACTCGAGAACGGCTATGGCGACACCATTCTTTCCCGCGACAAGGCCAAGCGCCTGGCATCGTGGCTGAACCTCGAGAAGGCGCTGGAAGACGGCGAGATCATCTCGGGTACCGTGACCGGCAAGGTCAAGGGCGGCCTGACGGTCATGGTCAACGGCATCCGTGCGTTCCTGCCGGGCTCGCTGGTCGACGTGCGTCCGATCAAGGACACCACCCCGTACGAAGGCAAGACCCTGGAATTCAAGGTCATCAAGCTGGACCGCAAGCGCAACAACGTTGTGCTGTCGCGCCGTGCCGTGGTCGAAGCCACGCTGGGCGAAGAGCGCCAGAAGCTGATGGAAACCCTGAAGGAAGGCGCCATCGTCAACGGTATCGTCAAGAACATCACCGACTACGGTGCGTTCGTTGACCTGGGCGGTATCGACGGCCTGCTGCACATCACCGACCTGGCCTGGCGCCGTGTCCGCCACCCGAGCGAAGTGCTGTCGGTTGGCCAGGAAATCACCGCCAAGATCCTCAAGTTCGACCAGGAAAAGAACCGCGTCTCGCTGGGCGTGAAGCAACTGGGCGAAGATCCGTGGGTCGGCATCTCGCGCCGCTACCCGCAAGGCACCCGCCTGTTCGGCAAGGTGACCAACCTGACCGACTACGGCGCGTTCGTCGAGATCGAAGCCGGCATCGAAGGCCTGGTGCACGTGTCGGAAATGGACTGGACCAACAAGAACGTGGCTCCGTCGAAGGTTGTCCAGCTGGGCGACGAAGTCGAAGTCATGGTGCTGGATATCGACGAAGACAAGCGTCGTATCAGCCTGGGCATGAAGCAGTGCAAGGCCAACCCGTGGGACGATTTCTCGCGCAACCACAAGAAGGGCGACAAGCTGAGCGGCCAGATCAAGTCGATCACCGACTTCGGCGTGTTCATCGGCCTGCCGGGCGGCATCGACGGCCTGGTGCACCTGTCCGACCTGTCCTGGCAAGAGTCCGGCGAAGAGGCCGTGCGCAAGTACAAGAAGGGCGACGAAGTCGAGGCCGTGGTGCTGGGCATCGACGTCGACAAGGAACGCATCTCGCTGGGCATCAAGCAGCTGTCGGGCGATCCGTTCAACAACTTCATCTCGGCCAACGACAAGGGCTCGCTGGTTCAGGGCACGATCAAGGCGGTTGACGCCAAGGGTGCCGTGGTTCAGCTGGCCGACGACGTGGAAGGCTACCTGCGCGCATCGGAAATCTCCGCTGACCGCGTGGAAGACGCCCGCAACGTGCTGAAGGAAGGCGAGCAGATCACCGCCCTGGTGGTGAACGTCGACCGCAAGTCGCGCAACATCAACCTGTCGATCAAGGCCAAGGACAGCGCGGAGCAGCAGGAAGCGATGCAGAAGTTCCAGGCCGACACCGGCACGGCTGGCACGACCAACCTCGGCGCCCTGCTGAAGGCCAAGCTCGGCCAGGACAACCAGTAA
- a CDS encoding integration host factor subunit beta, whose translation MTKSELVEKLAARFPQLLLRDADISVKTILDAMSEALADGHRIEIRGFGSFGLNRRPPRVGRNPKSGERVLVPEKRVPHFKAGKELRERVDRSQPVPAGANGNGHSGGTAQALPGKAGQGAASAAPTGLHESGLDFIRS comes from the coding sequence ATGACCAAGTCGGAGCTCGTCGAAAAGCTGGCTGCCCGCTTCCCCCAGCTGCTGCTGCGGGATGCGGACATCTCGGTGAAAACGATACTCGACGCGATGTCCGAAGCGCTGGCTGACGGCCACCGCATCGAGATCCGCGGATTCGGCAGTTTTGGTCTGAACCGGCGTCCGCCTCGCGTGGGGCGCAATCCCAAATCCGGCGAGCGAGTGCTGGTACCCGAAAAACGGGTGCCGCACTTCAAGGCGGGCAAGGAATTGCGCGAACGGGTTGACCGTAGCCAGCCGGTGCCTGCGGGCGCCAACGGCAACGGCCATTCCGGCGGCACGGCGCAAGCCCTGCCGGGCAAGGCAGGCCAGGGCGCGGCATCCGCCGCGCCGACGGGGTTGCACGAGAGCGGACTGGATTTCATTCGTTCCTGA
- a CDS encoding lipopolysaccharide assembly protein LapA domain-containing protein: protein MKLFAWIVRIVVFVLLFVLALRNTAEASLQLFFNAVWHAPLILILFAAFALGAVAALASVAPGLMRQRMELARLRRAAADARGSMAASSAPPAGASPVPREGKSPYNVVGPKV from the coding sequence ATGAAACTGTTTGCCTGGATCGTCCGCATCGTCGTATTCGTGCTGCTGTTCGTGCTGGCCCTGCGCAATACCGCAGAAGCCTCGCTGCAGCTGTTCTTCAATGCCGTCTGGCATGCGCCGCTGATCCTGATCCTGTTTGCCGCGTTTGCACTGGGCGCGGTGGCGGCGCTGGCCTCGGTGGCGCCGGGACTGATGCGCCAGCGCATGGAACTGGCCAGGTTGCGGCGCGCGGCCGCGGACGCACGGGGGTCGATGGCGGCGTCATCGGCGCCACCGGCAGGTGCCTCCCCGGTGCCGCGCGAAGGCAAGTCTCCCTATAACGTAGTCGGCCCGAAAGTCTGA